The proteins below come from a single Serinus canaria isolate serCan28SL12 chromosome 6, serCan2020, whole genome shotgun sequence genomic window:
- the ELOVL3 gene encoding elongation of very long chain fatty acids protein 3 produces MLTMEANIDPSELQPLGEYDFEKNFDHRAARKWMEENWQKSLIFSVIYLILIFGIQHFMKERRPFKLRGPLILWSFSLSLFSLIAACRIWKQMAFLLLTKGFKQSVCSQSFYVHPVSKFWVYLFALSKLVEMGDTLFIVLRKKKLIFLHWYHHVATMILSWYGYKIMAAGAGWNTALNLSIHFAMYLYYTVAAMGIRVPHSITMLITTSQIVQITGYVIMNIFMFFWKDDKVCRFTWPLLLFSMSLYTTLLALFSNFFVKTYLSNTQKSKWN; encoded by the exons ATGCTGACTATGGAAGCGAACATTGATCCGTCGGAGTTGCAGCCGCTGGGAGAGTATGACTTCGAGAAGAACTTTGATCACCGGGCAGCCAGGAAATGGATGGAGGAGAATtg GCAAaagtctttaattttttctgttatttatttgaTCCTGATCTTTGGAATCCAACATTTCATGAAGGAAAGGAGGCCCTTCAAACTGCGTGGACCACTGATCCTGTGGTCTTTCAGCCTGTCTTTGTTCAG TCTCATTGCAGCCTGTCGGATATGGAAGCAGATGGCCTTCCTCCTCCTTACCAAGGGATTTAAGCAATCAGTGTGTAGTCAATCATTTTATGTCCATCCTGTTTCCAAGTTTTGGGTATATCTATTTGCACTGAGCAAACTTGTTGAAATGG GTGACACTCTGTTCATTGTTCTCCGGAAAAAGAAGCTCATCTTCCTGCACTGGTACCACCACGTTGCCACAATGATTTTATCCTGGTATGGCTATAAGATAATGGCAGCTGGGGCAGGTTGGAACACAGCCTTAAACCTCAGTATCCATTTTGCAATGTACTTATACTACACTGTGGCAGCCATGGGCATCCGGGTACCCCACTCCATCACCATGCTAATCACCACTTCACAGATTGTGCAGATTACAGGATATGTAATAATGAACATCTTTATGTTCTTCTGGAAGGATGATAAGGTCTGCCGATTTACCTGGCCACTGCTTCTCTTTTCAATGAGCTTGTATACCACTTTATTGGCCCTCTTCTCCAACTTCTTCGTGAAAACTTACCTGAGTAACACCCAGAAATCAAAGTGGAATTAA